From the genome of Mesotoga infera:
GATGCTATACTAAGAAGCATCCGGGGTATTCCCTTTCGCCATAAGAAGGGGCACAGGTTTGGTTTTCAACGTATTGTCGTCCGCTCGGTGCTTCAGTTATGGAAGCAGAACAAGACAGTTTTCCCCTCTAGATCTTTCGTACATTCATCCCACTGAGGCAGAGAAGCAGAATCGCACCTTTTACTTTCAATAGAGAGTTCGGCAAATGATTGGGAAGCTCGAGATGCTTATGGCTGAACATCAGGATGGTGATCAAATGAAGGACGGTAGGAAAAAATTCGACGCGATAGTTATCGGTTCCGGTCAGGGAGGCACTCCCCTGTCGCTTTCGCTTGCAGATGCAGGATGGAAGGTCGCACTTGTGGAAAGAAAGGCAGTTGGAGGTACGTGCGTCAATGAAGGGTGTACTCCGACAAAGACTATGATAGCCAGCGCAAGAGTAGCGCATCTGGTGAAGCGCGCAGCAGATTTTGGAGTTGATGCTGGCGAGTTCTCTATCGATCTGGAAAGAGTTATACTGCGGAAAAAACAAGTGGTTGAGAGTTTCAGGGAAGGAAGCAAGAGAAGGATTCTCGATTCTCCAAACCTATCATTGATAGAAGGCAGCGCGCGTTTTGTAAGGGAAAGACAGCTAGAAATAAGTTTTCTAAGTGGAAGTACGGAGTTCTTTGAA
Proteins encoded in this window:
- a CDS encoding FAD-containing oxidoreductase — its product is MKDGRKKFDAIVIGSGQGGTPLSLSLADAGWKVALVERKAVGGTCVNEGCTPTKTMIASARVAHLVKRAADFGVDAGEFSIDLERVILRKKQVVESFREGSKRRILDSPNLSLIEGSARFVRERQLEISFLSGSTEFFEADIIVINTGTRPARPEIRGLDNSVAYDSTSIMELDELPEHLIVVGGGYVGLEFGQMFRRFGSEVTVIQRDKQLLSREDEDIAGMVLEIMRDEGIDVLLDAEPLEIRSAGGNRISLTVQSSEKETTLVGSH